In one window of Erinaceus europaeus chromosome 17, mEriEur2.1, whole genome shotgun sequence DNA:
- the LOC103122878 gene encoding olfactory receptor 51Q1-like produces MFKETNTTQNPFYFILMGIPGFEAFHLWISIPFCCFYTISIVGNTTILTVIRKEPSLHQPMYLFLSMLALTDLGLTLTTLPTVMQLLWFNSQAIHFEACFVQLFFMHTFSFMESSVLLAMSFDRYVAICRPLHYANILNNEVIGRIGIAIICRCVLAVLPSLFLLKRLPFCRSHLLSHSYCLHQDMIRLVCADIRVNSWYGFALVLLIIVLDPLLIVLSYTLILKSIMGTATWTERLRALNNCLSHILAVLVLYVPMVGVSMTHRFAKHASPLLHVIMANVYVLAPPVMNPIIYSVKTKQIRQGISHIFFQRKVR; encoded by the coding sequence ATGTTCAAGGAGACTAACACAACACAAAATCCCTTCTACTTTATCCTCATGGGCATCCCTGGGTTTGAGGCTTTCCACCTCTGGATCTCCATCCCCTTCTGCTGCTTCTACACCATCTCCATTGTGGGAAACACCACCATTCTAACTGTCATCCGCAAAGAGCCCTCCCTCCACCAGCCCATGTACCTGTTTCTCTCCATGCTGGCCCTGACTGACCTGGGTCTCACCCTCACCACCCTGCCCACGGTCATGCAGCTCCTCTGGTTCAATAGCCAGGCTATTCATTTTGAAGCGTGCTTTGTGCAGTTATTTTTCATGCATACCTTCTCCTTTATGGAATCCTCTGTTTTGCTGGCCATGTCCTTTGACCGCTACGTGGCCATCTGCCGCCCCCTCCATTATGCCAACATCCTCAATAATGAGGTCATTGGTAGGATTGGAATAGCCATCATCTGCAGATGTGTCCtggctgttcttccttctctctttctactcAAGCGTCTGCCCTTCTGCCGTTcccaccttctctctcactccTACTGCCTCCACCAGGATATGATTCGCCTAGTCTGTGCTGACATCCGGGTCAACAGCTGGTATGGATTTGCTCTGGTTTTACTCATTATTGTGCTGGACCCTCTGCTCATTGTGCTGTCCTACACACTCATTCTGAAGAGCATCATGGGCACAGCCACCTGGACTGAGCGACTCAGAGCCCTCAACAACTGTCTATCACACATTCTGGCTGTTCTGGTCCTTTATGTTCCTATGGTTGGAGTGTCTATGACTCACAGGTTTGCCAAGCATGCCTCTCCACTGCTCCATGTGATCATGGCCAATGTCTATGTGTTGGCACCTCCTGTGATGAACCCCATCATCTACAGTGTAAAGACTAAGCAGATTCGCCAGGGAATCTCCCACATTTTCTTCCAGAGAAAAGTACGCTGA